In Phycisphaerae bacterium, the following proteins share a genomic window:
- the obgE gene encoding GTPase ObgE has translation MFIDQAKIKIKAGDGGDGCVAFRREKYIPKGGPSGGDGGRGGDVYFEAAEDVDTLLDFSGRAIWQAKNGMPGEGSNCHGSDAKDLVIKVPVGTQVYDEDLDGLLLQDMNKAGMKVKICRGGKGGRGNKTFATSTRQSPRYAQKGQVGRERNLKLILKLIADVGLVGLPNAGKSTMLSRCSSARPKIADYPFTTLEPVLGIVELSEYRRFVVADLPGIIEGAHKGAGLGIDFLRHIERTRIIVHILDIMPMDESDPVDNYKKIKKELLAYSKELGKKKEIIVINKIDLDPDEKILKKIKKKFKKKVFTISAVTGKGIKELSEELFKLVQKEKEVKK, from the coding sequence ATGTTTATAGACCAGGCAAAAATTAAAATAAAGGCCGGTGACGGCGGCGACGGCTGTGTTGCTTTCCGCCGTGAAAAATATATCCCCAAAGGGGGTCCTAGCGGCGGGGATGGTGGGCGGGGCGGAGATGTGTATTTTGAAGCGGCCGAAGATGTGGATACGCTGCTGGACTTTTCAGGCAGGGCGATATGGCAGGCGAAAAATGGTATGCCGGGCGAAGGGTCAAATTGCCACGGCAGCGACGCCAAAGACCTTGTTATTAAAGTGCCGGTCGGAACCCAGGTTTACGACGAAGACCTCGACGGTCTTCTATTGCAGGATATGAACAAAGCCGGGATGAAAGTCAAAATATGCAGGGGCGGCAAAGGCGGCAGAGGCAATAAGACCTTCGCAACCTCAACCCGACAGTCGCCTCGATACGCACAAAAAGGACAAGTCGGCAGAGAAAGAAATCTTAAACTTATCCTGAAACTCATCGCAGATGTCGGACTTGTCGGTCTGCCAAACGCAGGCAAAAGCACAATGCTTTCACGATGCTCCTCGGCAAGACCCAAAATCGCCGACTATCCATTCACCACACTTGAGCCGGTGCTCGGAATCGTCGAACTGTCGGAGTACCGCAGATTCGTAGTGGCCGATTTGCCGGGTATTATCGAAGGCGCACATAAAGGTGCCGGACTGGGCATCGATTTTCTGCGGCATATTGAACGAACAAGAATTATCGTTCATATACTCGATATTATGCCGATGGACGAAAGCGACCCTGTCGATAATTATAAAAAAATAAAAAAAGAACTGCTGGCCTATAGCAAAGAACTCGGCAAAAAGAAGGAAATAATAGTCATTAACAAAATCGACCTCGACCCGGACGAAAAAATCCTGAAAAAAATCAAAAAGAAATTCAAAAAGAAAGTCTTTACAATATCCGCAGTAACAGGCAAAGGAATAAAAGAACTTTCTGAAGAGCTGTTTAAATTGGTTCAGAAAGAAAAAGAAGTAAAGAAGTAG
- the rpmA gene encoding 50S ribosomal protein L27 yields the protein MAHKKGQGSSSNGRDSNPKNRGVKLFGGQVAKTGAILVRQKGTIFQPGFNVGMGRDFTLFALKDGLVTFKGKKVHIEA from the coding sequence ATGGCACATAAAAAAGGACAAGGTTCTTCATCGAATGGACGCGACAGCAATCCGAAAAATCGCGGCGTTAAATTATTTGGCGGTCAGGTTGCAAAGACTGGTGCGATTTTAGTTCGTCAGAAGGGTACTATTTTCCAGCCGGGCTTTAACGTTGGTATGGGCAGGGATTTTACGCTTTTTGCCTTAAAAGATGGCCTCGTAACGTTTAAGGGCAAAAAAGTTCACATTGAAGCGTAA